A portion of the Streptomyces sp. NBC_01335 genome contains these proteins:
- a CDS encoding TIGR03085 family metal-binding protein, which yields MSTHAKRERLLLADLLEAAGPGAPTLCEGWLTRDLAAHVVVRERRADAAAGIVVGPLKGRMERVRQEYAEKPYEELIQLIRTGPPRFSPFGLKQVDEAANTVEFYVHAEDVRRAQPDWSRRELDPVFADVLWARMERTARMLGHRSPVGLVLRRPDGRTAVARKGTPVVTVTGEPGELLLFAFGRQSATTVGLEGEEEAVERLQLSQLGM from the coding sequence ATGTCGACCCATGCGAAGCGTGAACGTCTCCTGCTCGCCGACCTGTTGGAGGCGGCCGGCCCCGGGGCACCGACCCTGTGCGAGGGCTGGCTGACCCGGGACCTGGCCGCGCACGTGGTGGTGCGCGAGCGCCGGGCGGACGCGGCGGCCGGCATCGTGGTGGGGCCGTTGAAGGGCCGGATGGAGCGGGTGCGGCAGGAGTACGCGGAGAAGCCGTACGAGGAGCTGATCCAGCTCATCCGCACGGGTCCGCCGCGCTTCTCCCCGTTCGGCCTGAAGCAGGTGGACGAGGCGGCCAACACCGTGGAGTTCTACGTGCACGCCGAGGACGTCCGCCGGGCGCAGCCCGACTGGTCGCGGCGGGAGCTGGACCCGGTCTTCGCGGACGTGCTGTGGGCGCGGATGGAGCGGACCGCCCGGATGCTGGGGCACCGGTCCCCGGTGGGGCTGGTGCTGCGCCGCCCGGACGGGCGTACGGCGGTGGCGCGGAAGGGCACCCCGGTGGTGACCGTGACCGGGGAGCCGGGCGAGCTGCTGCTCTTCGCGTTCGGGCGGCAGTCGGCGACGACGGTGGGCCTGGAGGGCGAGGAGGAGGCGGTGGAGCGGCTCCAGCTGTCGCAGCTCGGGATGTGA
- a CDS encoding sodium/solute symporter: MSSFADARSLAVVIFLGFVALSLLLCGLAAADQDDPEHFYAGGGAALGPVGGGLAVAGDYISAATLLSTTGSVALAGFDGMTFALATVASLVLVLRVLSERLRAAGVFTLGDFLAKRLGDPSVRRALGIAALAVLAPLLLVQLTTAGKVMAAMFGLPEGAVTGCTVASGALMVGYSAFGGMRGTGYVQILKVGVVVAAVTLLAGLVLARYGWSPSALFDAAREGSGAGSHYAAPGAQFGRTGTGALDLIGFQITLLLGAACMPHLTMRLHPLRDARTARRVRVWAVAPVAVLCAGIVVVGLGASALLGADTLRAGDPGGNTALLMVTGALDPGAAGPRQSLLFALVACAAFATTLAAVAGITLAAASSVARDFAAHAGAHGEGRASAREIRRARWAVVAIGALAVLVSAYTHERNPQVLLSLSFAAAASVLPPVLLNALFRPGFTARGVRWTVYGTLPLIVLLMAFSPAVSGTPIALFPDRDFHWFPLQTPGLVTIPAGFLLARLGSRRPARTRENGRTRENGRRDATTGPRRHAAGAPPLHDAPRA, from the coding sequence ATGTCCTCCTTTGCCGACGCGCGTTCCCTCGCAGTGGTGATCTTCCTCGGGTTCGTCGCGCTCTCCCTGCTGCTCTGCGGCCTCGCCGCCGCCGACCAGGACGACCCGGAACACTTCTACGCCGGGGGCGGCGCCGCGCTCGGGCCCGTCGGCGGGGGGCTCGCCGTCGCCGGGGACTACATCTCCGCCGCCACCCTGCTCTCCACCACCGGCTCCGTGGCGCTCGCCGGGTTCGACGGGATGACCTTCGCGCTGGCGACCGTCGCCTCACTGGTGCTCGTCCTGCGCGTACTCTCCGAACGGCTGCGCGCCGCAGGGGTGTTCACCCTCGGCGACTTCCTCGCGAAGCGGCTGGGGGACCCGTCGGTCCGCAGGGCGCTGGGCATCGCCGCCCTGGCCGTGCTCGCCCCGCTCCTGCTCGTGCAACTCACCACCGCGGGCAAGGTGATGGCGGCCATGTTCGGACTCCCCGAAGGCGCGGTGACCGGATGCACCGTCGCCAGCGGGGCCCTGATGGTCGGTTACTCCGCCTTCGGCGGGATGCGCGGCACCGGATACGTCCAGATCCTCAAGGTCGGCGTGGTGGTGGCCGCCGTCACGCTCCTCGCCGGACTCGTCCTCGCCCGGTACGGCTGGTCCCCCTCCGCGCTCTTCGACGCCGCCCGCGAAGGCAGCGGCGCCGGCTCCCACTACGCCGCGCCCGGAGCCCAGTTCGGCCGCACCGGCACCGGGGCGCTGGACCTGATCGGGTTCCAGATCACCCTGCTCCTGGGGGCCGCCTGCATGCCGCACCTCACGATGCGGCTGCACCCGCTGCGCGACGCGCGCACCGCCCGCCGGGTACGGGTCTGGGCCGTCGCCCCGGTCGCTGTGCTCTGCGCCGGGATCGTCGTCGTGGGACTCGGCGCCTCGGCCCTGCTCGGCGCGGACACGCTGCGCGCCGGGGACCCGGGCGGCAACACCGCCCTGCTGATGGTGACCGGCGCGCTCGACCCCGGCGCGGCCGGGCCCCGCCAGAGCCTGCTGTTCGCCCTCGTCGCCTGCGCCGCCTTCGCGACCACCCTCGCCGCGGTGGCCGGCATCACCCTCGCCGCCGCCTCCAGTGTCGCCCGGGACTTCGCCGCGCACGCGGGCGCCCACGGGGAGGGCCGGGCGTCCGCCCGGGAGATCCGCAGGGCCCGCTGGGCCGTCGTGGCGATCGGCGCGCTCGCCGTCCTCGTCTCCGCGTACACCCACGAGCGCAACCCGCAGGTGCTGCTCTCGCTCTCCTTCGCGGCCGCCGCGTCCGTGCTGCCGCCGGTCCTGCTGAACGCCCTCTTCCGGCCCGGCTTCACCGCACGCGGGGTGCGCTGGACCGTCTACGGGACCCTGCCGCTGATCGTGCTGCTGATGGCGTTCTCACCGGCGGTCTCCGGCACCCCGATCGCGCTCTTCCCGGACCGCGACTTCCACTGGTTCCCGCTGCAGACCCCGGGGCTCGTCACCATCCCGGCCGGCTTCCTGCTCGCCCGCCTCGGCTCCCGCCGCCCCGCCCGCACCCGCGAGAACGGCCGCACCCGCGAGAACGGCCGCCGGGACGCCACCACCGGACCCCGCCGGCACGCGGCCGGCGCACCGCCCCTCCACGACGCGCCCCGGGCCTGA
- a CDS encoding PucR family transcriptional regulator has protein sequence MPQVVRPRIRALHTTPPVAPLPKRFRSLADRESVEVLHRSARVLLEELPELTERLVEALYEQEPGYRTAIESSRADIWQEVHHSLRHNVGSLIQPREFREAAHRTTRWIGEIRAEQGVPLDAVLHAFRLGGAMVWQGLVDETARRDPEDVRLLVHVAADVWNFVDEHCGVLTEAYRQAERRIDWRRENRQRLMTAALLDGTARIADLPDAAAMLGLPQDGRYAVLAVRTAHRAPHAATSPPVVLPDGAVALWHTGPDAELAVVALDSTSGPNGGATGSGTGEAPEGSAGSGTQDALARLAAETAVPPGTGVGVSSAVEGLAALGEARRLAETALRACPASGGLVLLDEHLPTALVVSSPALGTALADRVLGPLDGIDPADRDVLIETLTAWLETDGSAQRAAARLYCHRNTVLNRLRRFEQLSGRCLTRPADAVEVCLALAARRLLAG, from the coding sequence ATGCCACAGGTCGTACGTCCTCGGATCAGGGCGCTGCACACGACGCCCCCCGTGGCGCCGCTGCCCAAGCGCTTCCGCTCCCTCGCCGACCGGGAATCGGTCGAAGTGCTGCACCGCTCCGCCCGGGTGCTCCTCGAAGAGCTGCCCGAGCTGACGGAACGGCTGGTCGAGGCGTTGTACGAGCAGGAGCCCGGCTACCGTACGGCGATCGAGTCCTCGCGCGCCGACATCTGGCAGGAGGTCCACCACTCGCTGCGCCACAACGTCGGCTCGCTGATCCAGCCCCGCGAGTTCCGCGAGGCCGCCCACCGCACCACCCGCTGGATCGGCGAGATCAGGGCCGAGCAGGGCGTACCGCTCGACGCCGTCCTGCACGCGTTCCGCCTCGGCGGCGCGATGGTGTGGCAGGGCCTCGTGGACGAGACGGCCCGCCGCGACCCCGAGGACGTCCGCCTCCTCGTCCATGTCGCCGCCGACGTGTGGAACTTCGTCGACGAACACTGCGGCGTCCTCACCGAGGCCTACCGGCAGGCGGAGCGGCGCATCGACTGGCGGCGGGAGAACCGGCAGCGGCTCATGACCGCCGCACTGCTGGACGGCACCGCCCGCATCGCCGACCTGCCCGACGCCGCGGCCATGCTCGGGCTGCCCCAGGACGGCCGGTACGCGGTCCTCGCCGTACGCACGGCCCACCGCGCCCCGCACGCCGCGACCTCCCCGCCGGTGGTCCTCCCGGACGGGGCCGTGGCGCTCTGGCACACCGGCCCCGACGCCGAACTGGCCGTCGTGGCACTGGACTCCACGTCCGGGCCGAACGGAGGCGCCACCGGATCCGGTACGGGAGAGGCGCCGGAGGGGAGCGCCGGATCCGGTACGCAGGACGCGCTGGCACGCCTGGCGGCGGAGACGGCCGTTCCGCCCGGTACGGGCGTCGGGGTCAGCTCCGCGGTCGAGGGGCTCGCCGCGCTCGGCGAGGCCCGCCGGCTCGCCGAGACGGCCCTGCGGGCCTGCCCCGCCTCCGGCGGGCTCGTCCTGCTCGACGAGCACCTGCCCACCGCGCTGGTCGTCTCCTCGCCCGCGCTCGGGACCGCGCTCGCCGACCGGGTGCTCGGCCCCCTCGACGGAATCGACCCCGCCGACCGGGACGTCCTCATCGAGACCCTCACCGCCTGGCTCGAAACCGACGGCTCGGCCCAGCGCGCCGCGGCGCGGCTCTACTGCCACCGCAACACCGTGCTGAACCGGCTGCGACGGTTCGAGCAGCTCTCCGGGCGCTGCCTGACCCGCCCGGCGGACGCTGTGGAAGTCTGCCTGGCGCTCGCGGCCCGGCGGCTGCTCGCCGGCTGA
- a CDS encoding helix-turn-helix transcriptional regulator, which yields MTHSTTVHSPLRLYGRSGELAIVETLVGRLAQGDGGALVVTAPPGLGRSALLDAAAEAHRTRSRGPVLRVTAVPAERRLPHSGLHALLCSAPGPLSVPPERVLRSGITPDALLALLREIGAERPVLVCVDDAHAWDPRSREALGFAARRLGAGGRAAVLIASADETSFAGLPALRLGPLDDEAAACLLERFTGQTPDIDPVVRGELLREAAGNPRLLAGLVGHLTADQLAGRTVLPFPLPGGESVLDAHAAQLDGLPAQTRTLLLLAAAAQEHEPEGTGADAGLLLRAGKGAGLGTALLDRALFGPGGIPGVLERTGSRVHFSHPLLGRAVLRHAPPAHRRAAHELLAALLGQVSAHPLPSLVQRACAAPAPDAVLASALERAATAPRPHAERAAALTRAALLSTDEAHRAHRFAEAAEHARLAGDSGRARALLARVAQDPGGGPRHLPASGPAPYTYGMLALSDGPATDAREALLAAAAGLATHDPARALAALLAAAEAAWASGDAIAYLDALNRVPDRPHDPAVAPYLAGVRAVFAGRMTEGHELLAQCLRAAEADEEPQALLRAGACALVVGEAESACRAGARALAAVRSKGPEVLLAHALEQLAYAELRAGRHARARAHALEGLHAARRTGQSNATTHLHAVLALTASVEGPAEACAAHADTALAGAGPHGLAQAATLATWAVARADLAAGRTGEAAARLAPLVRPGPRHGHFGIRMLALPCYVEAAVLAGRGTEWADELADAVREFAIWTGRTVDPHALAQLARCRALLAPADEAEARYAEALAHHDRAGGDFERARTQLLYGQWLRRRRRTREARGPLRDALVGFERCSARAWVDRATGELRAAGEAVDAPAADTGPVDALTPQQQRVARCVAEGATNREIARRLSVSPRTVDHHLRNIFAALGVRSRIELARVMGG from the coding sequence GTGACTCACTCGACGACCGTGCACAGTCCGCTCCGGCTGTACGGCCGCAGCGGTGAACTCGCCATCGTGGAAACCCTCGTGGGCCGTCTCGCGCAGGGCGACGGCGGCGCGCTCGTGGTGACCGCGCCGCCCGGCCTCGGCCGCAGCGCCCTGCTGGACGCGGCGGCCGAGGCGCACCGCACCCGCAGCCGCGGGCCCGTGCTGCGGGTGACGGCCGTCCCCGCCGAGCGCCGCCTCCCGCACAGCGGGCTGCACGCCCTGCTCTGCTCGGCCCCCGGCCCGCTCTCCGTACCGCCCGAGCGGGTGCTGCGCTCCGGCATCACCCCCGACGCGCTGCTCGCCCTGCTGCGGGAAATCGGGGCGGAGCGGCCGGTGCTGGTCTGCGTGGACGACGCGCACGCCTGGGACCCCCGGTCCCGGGAGGCCCTCGGCTTCGCGGCCCGCCGGCTCGGGGCGGGCGGCCGGGCCGCCGTGCTGATCGCCTCGGCCGACGAGACCAGCTTCGCCGGACTGCCCGCGCTGCGCCTCGGCCCGCTCGACGACGAGGCGGCGGCCTGCCTGCTGGAGCGGTTCACCGGCCAGACGCCCGACATCGACCCGGTGGTCCGCGGCGAGCTGCTGCGGGAGGCGGCGGGCAACCCGCGGCTGCTCGCCGGGCTCGTCGGACACCTCACCGCGGACCAGCTGGCCGGCCGCACGGTGCTGCCCTTTCCGCTGCCCGGCGGCGAAAGCGTGCTCGACGCCCACGCCGCCCAGCTCGACGGGCTCCCGGCCCAGACCCGGACGCTCCTGCTGCTGGCCGCCGCCGCCCAGGAACACGAGCCGGAGGGCACCGGGGCGGACGCCGGACTCCTGCTGCGGGCCGGCAAGGGGGCCGGGCTCGGCACCGCCCTGCTCGACCGCGCGCTCTTCGGGCCCGGCGGCATCCCCGGCGTCCTCGAACGCACCGGCAGCCGCGTCCACTTCAGCCACCCCCTGCTGGGCCGCGCGGTGCTGCGGCACGCCCCGCCGGCCCACCGGCGGGCCGCCCACGAACTCCTCGCCGCGCTCCTCGGGCAGGTCTCCGCGCACCCGCTGCCCTCCCTGGTGCAGCGCGCCTGCGCGGCCCCGGCACCGGACGCCGTCCTCGCGAGCGCGCTGGAACGCGCGGCCACCGCGCCCCGGCCGCACGCCGAACGCGCGGCCGCCCTCACCCGCGCCGCCCTGCTCTCCACGGACGAGGCACACCGCGCCCACCGGTTCGCCGAGGCCGCCGAACACGCCCGCCTCGCCGGGGACAGCGGCCGCGCCCGCGCCCTCCTCGCCCGGGTCGCCCAGGACCCCGGCGGCGGGCCCCGGCACCTGCCGGCGAGCGGGCCCGCGCCCTACACGTACGGGATGCTCGCCCTGAGCGACGGCCCGGCCACCGACGCCCGCGAGGCGCTGCTCGCCGCCGCGGCCGGCCTCGCGACCCACGACCCGGCGCGCGCCCTCGCCGCCCTGCTGGCCGCCGCCGAGGCCGCCTGGGCGAGCGGCGACGCCATCGCCTACCTCGACGCCCTGAACCGGGTCCCCGACCGCCCGCACGACCCGGCCGTCGCGCCCTATCTCGCAGGCGTACGGGCGGTGTTCGCGGGACGGATGACCGAGGGCCACGAGCTGCTGGCCCAGTGCCTGCGCGCCGCCGAGGCCGACGAGGAACCCCAGGCGCTGCTCCGGGCGGGCGCCTGCGCGCTGGTCGTCGGTGAGGCGGAGAGCGCCTGCCGGGCCGGGGCCCGCGCGCTGGCCGCCGTACGGAGCAAGGGCCCCGAGGTCCTCCTCGCGCACGCCCTCGAACAGCTCGCCTACGCCGAACTCCGGGCCGGCCGGCACGCCAGGGCGCGGGCGCACGCGCTGGAGGGCCTGCACGCGGCCCGCCGCACCGGGCAGTCCAACGCCACCACCCACCTGCACGCGGTGCTCGCGCTCACCGCGTCGGTCGAGGGGCCCGCCGAAGCCTGCGCGGCCCACGCGGACACCGCGCTGGCCGGGGCCGGACCGCACGGACTCGCCCAGGCCGCCACCCTCGCCACCTGGGCGGTCGCCCGCGCCGACCTGGCGGCCGGCCGTACCGGCGAGGCGGCCGCCCGGCTCGCCCCGCTGGTGCGTCCCGGGCCTCGCCACGGCCACTTCGGCATCCGGATGCTCGCCCTGCCGTGCTACGTCGAGGCCGCCGTACTGGCCGGCCGCGGCACCGAGTGGGCGGACGAACTCGCCGACGCGGTGCGTGAGTTCGCCATCTGGACCGGCCGGACCGTCGATCCGCACGCCCTCGCCCAACTCGCCCGCTGCCGCGCGCTGCTGGCTCCCGCCGACGAGGCCGAGGCGCGGTATGCCGAGGCGCTCGCCCATCACGACCGGGCCGGCGGCGACTTCGAGCGCGCCCGCACCCAACTCCTGTACGGCCAGTGGCTCCGCAGGCGGCGCCGCACCCGCGAGGCGCGCGGCCCGCTGCGCGACGCGCTCGTCGGCTTCGAACGCTGCTCCGCCCGCGCCTGGGTGGACCGGGCCACCGGCGAACTGCGCGCCGCCGGCGAGGCGGTGGACGCCCCGGCCGCCGACACCGGCCCGGTGGACGCGCTCACCCCCCAGCAGCAGCGCGTCGCCCGCTGCGTCGCGGAGGGGGCCACCAACCGGGAGATCGCCCGGCGGCTCTCGGTCAGCCCGCGCACGGTCGACCACCATCTGCGCAACATCTTCGCCGCCCTGGGCGTCCGCTCCCGCATCGAACTGGCCCGGGTGATGGGGGGTTAG
- a CDS encoding alpha/beta fold hydrolase, giving the protein MTTPLDSGHPTEFGTEDGLTLRYWSWSRDPDPALPPVVLLHGFAAHARLNWEGPGVVEALLAARRRVFALDARGHGTSDRPHDETFYGEELMAADVRRLADRLSVDAYHLAGYSMGAVVALLTAAADPRVTRLVAGGVGAGVVEVGGLDTRAMPPELVSAALIADDLTTVPEQARGFRALADAGGSDRYALAAQIRAAFRGPVPLDRIAVPTLVLAGDADPLAVRPEVLAGAIRGARVTVLPGDHLSVVREPGFAAAITEFLAAG; this is encoded by the coding sequence ATGACGACCCCCCTGGACTCCGGACACCCCACCGAATTCGGCACCGAGGACGGACTGACCCTGCGGTACTGGTCCTGGTCCCGCGACCCCGACCCGGCCCTGCCCCCCGTGGTGCTGCTGCACGGGTTCGCCGCGCACGCCCGGCTGAACTGGGAGGGCCCCGGGGTGGTGGAGGCCCTTCTCGCTGCCCGCCGCCGAGTGTTCGCCCTGGACGCCCGGGGCCACGGCACCTCCGACCGGCCGCACGACGAGACCTTCTACGGCGAGGAGTTGATGGCGGCCGACGTCCGGCGCCTGGCCGACCGGCTGTCCGTGGACGCGTACCACCTCGCCGGGTACTCCATGGGCGCGGTCGTCGCGCTGCTGACGGCGGCGGCCGACCCCCGGGTCACCAGGCTGGTGGCCGGAGGCGTCGGCGCGGGCGTGGTGGAGGTCGGCGGCCTGGACACCCGGGCGATGCCGCCCGAGCTGGTGTCGGCCGCGCTGATCGCCGACGACCTGACGACCGTCCCCGAACAGGCGCGCGGCTTCCGCGCGCTGGCCGACGCCGGCGGCTCCGACCGGTACGCGCTGGCCGCCCAGATACGCGCGGCGTTCCGGGGGCCGGTGCCGCTGGACCGGATCGCGGTGCCCACGCTCGTACTCGCCGGGGACGCCGACCCGCTGGCCGTACGCCCCGAGGTGCTGGCGGGCGCGATCCGGGGCGCCCGGGTCACGGTGCTCCCGGGCGACCATCTCTCGGTGGTGCGCGAGCCCGGATTCGCCGCCGCGATCACGGAGTTCCTGGCGGCGGGGTGA
- the bdeA gene encoding bis(hydroxyethyl) terephthalate hydrolase, with protein MQQHLRTSADTAPHHRTRTGRLRAVKGLFAAAAVTAGLLTAFSPAGAQAATNPYERGPAPTTASIEALRGSYATSQTSVSSLGVTGFGGGTIYYPTSTADGTFGAVVIAPGFTAYQSSIAWLGPRLASQGFVVFTIDTNTTLDQPDSRGRQLLAALDYLTQSSSVRTRIDSSRLGVMGHSMGGGGTLEAAKSRTSLKAAIPLTGWNLDTTWPEVRTPTLVIGADGDTVAPVLTHSEPFYNSLPSTLDKAYLELRGATHFTPNTSNTTIAKYSVSWLKRFIDNDTRYEQFLCPLPSASLTIAEYRGTCPHTS; from the coding sequence GTGCAGCAGCACCTCCGCACCTCCGCCGACACCGCTCCGCACCACCGGACGCGCACGGGCCGACTCCGGGCCGTCAAGGGCCTGTTCGCCGCCGCGGCGGTCACCGCCGGCCTGCTCACCGCGTTCAGCCCCGCCGGCGCGCAGGCCGCCACCAACCCCTACGAGCGCGGTCCCGCCCCGACCACCGCGAGCATCGAGGCGCTGCGTGGCTCCTACGCCACCTCGCAGACCTCGGTCTCTTCCCTCGGCGTCACCGGCTTCGGCGGCGGCACGATCTACTACCCGACGTCCACGGCGGACGGCACCTTCGGCGCGGTGGTCATCGCGCCAGGGTTCACCGCCTACCAGTCGAGCATCGCCTGGCTCGGCCCGCGCCTCGCCTCCCAGGGTTTCGTGGTCTTCACCATCGACACCAACACCACGCTCGACCAGCCCGACAGCCGGGGCCGCCAGCTCCTCGCCGCGCTGGACTACCTCACGCAGAGCAGCTCGGTCCGCACCCGGATCGACTCCTCACGCCTCGGCGTGATGGGCCACTCCATGGGCGGCGGGGGCACCCTGGAGGCGGCGAAGAGCCGTACCTCGCTCAAGGCGGCGATCCCGCTCACCGGCTGGAACCTCGACACCACCTGGCCCGAGGTGCGCACGCCCACCCTGGTGATCGGCGCGGACGGCGACACCGTCGCCCCGGTGCTCACCCACTCCGAGCCCTTCTACAACTCTCTGCCCAGCACGCTGGACAAGGCGTACCTGGAGCTGCGGGGAGCCACCCACTTCACCCCGAACACCTCGAACACGACGATCGCGAAGTACAGCGTCTCGTGGCTCAAGCGCTTCATCGACAACGACACCCGCTACGAGCAGTTCCTCTGCCCGCTCCCCTCGGCTAGCCTGACCATCGCCGAGTACCGGGGCACCTGCCCGCACACCTCGTAA
- the hisF gene encoding imidazole glycerol phosphate synthase subunit HisF, translating into MSLAVRVIPCLDVDKGRVVKGVNFQNLRDAGDPVEMAKLYDAEGADELTFLDITASSGDRETTYDVVRRTAEQVFIPLTVGGGVRAPEDVDKLLRAGADKVGVNTAAIARPELIREIAERFGSQVLVLSVDARRTPEGTFEVTTHGGRRGTGIDAVEWAHRAAELGAGEILLNSMDADGTKDGYDTEMIRAVRAHVSVPVIASGGAGRLADFAPAVGAGADAVLAASVFHFGDLRISEVKGALREAGHPVR; encoded by the coding sequence ATGAGCCTCGCCGTACGCGTGATCCCCTGCCTGGACGTCGACAAGGGCCGGGTCGTCAAGGGCGTCAACTTCCAGAACCTGCGCGACGCGGGCGACCCGGTCGAGATGGCCAAGCTGTACGACGCCGAGGGCGCCGACGAGCTGACCTTCCTCGACATCACCGCCTCCAGCGGTGACCGCGAGACCACCTACGACGTGGTCCGCCGCACCGCCGAGCAGGTCTTCATCCCGCTCACCGTCGGCGGCGGCGTCCGCGCCCCCGAGGACGTCGACAAGCTGCTGCGGGCCGGTGCGGACAAGGTCGGCGTCAACACCGCCGCCATCGCCCGCCCGGAGCTGATCCGCGAGATCGCCGAACGCTTCGGCAGCCAGGTCCTCGTGCTCTCCGTCGACGCCCGCCGCACCCCCGAGGGCACCTTCGAGGTCACCACGCACGGCGGCCGCCGGGGCACCGGCATCGACGCCGTCGAGTGGGCGCACCGGGCCGCCGAACTGGGCGCGGGCGAGATCCTGCTCAACTCGATGGACGCCGACGGCACCAAGGACGGCTACGACACCGAGATGATCAGGGCGGTACGCGCCCACGTCTCCGTCCCCGTCATCGCCTCCGGCGGCGCGGGCCGGCTCGCCGACTTCGCCCCCGCCGTCGGGGCCGGCGCCGACGCGGTCCTCGCCGCGTCCGTCTTCCACTTCGGCGACCTGCGGATCTCCGAGGTCAAGGGCGCCCTGCGGGAGGCCGGACACCCGGTCCGCTGA
- a CDS encoding RidA family protein: MTDSAPTASGAAPGVRRIQSGAPWEEKFGYARAVELPGGLVLVAGCTSVVNGEISAGSPYEQAVASFEVAFAALEKAGLGREDVVRTRMYLTHARDVDDVGRAHKELFDDVRPVATMVIVSGFVDPSLVVEVEVEAFRGGDR; the protein is encoded by the coding sequence ATGACGGACTCCGCACCCACGGCTTCCGGGGCGGCCCCCGGCGTGCGCCGGATCCAGTCCGGGGCCCCCTGGGAGGAGAAGTTCGGCTACGCCCGCGCCGTCGAACTCCCCGGCGGCCTCGTCCTGGTGGCCGGCTGCACCTCCGTCGTCAACGGCGAGATCTCGGCCGGCTCCCCCTACGAGCAGGCCGTCGCCTCCTTCGAGGTCGCCTTCGCGGCCCTGGAGAAGGCCGGGCTCGGCCGCGAGGACGTCGTACGCACCCGCATGTACCTCACGCACGCCCGGGACGTCGACGACGTGGGCCGCGCCCACAAGGAGCTCTTCGACGACGTGCGGCCGGTCGCCACGATGGTCATCGTCTCCGGTTTCGTCGATCCCAGCCTCGTCGTCGAGGTCGAGGTCGAGGCCTTCCGCGGAGGCGACCGATGA
- the priA gene encoding bifunctional 1-(5-phosphoribosyl)-5-((5-phosphoribosylamino)methylideneamino)imidazole-4-carboxamide isomerase/phosphoribosylanthranilate isomerase PriA, translated as MPKLELLPAVDVRDGQAVRLVHGESGSETSYGSPLEAALAWQAAGAEWLHLVDLDAAFGTGDNRALIAEVAGAMDIKVELSGGIRDDASLEAALATGCRRVNLGTAALETPEWVAKVIAQYGDKIAVGLDVRGTTLRGRGWTRDGGDLYETLARLDSEGCARYVVTDIAKDGTLQGPNLGLLRDVCAATDRPVVASGGVSSLDDLRAISLLVPEGVEGAIVGKALYAKAFTLEEALKAVAA; from the coding sequence ATGCCGAAGCTTGAACTCCTTCCCGCCGTCGACGTCCGCGACGGACAGGCCGTCCGCCTCGTGCACGGCGAGTCCGGTTCCGAGACCTCCTACGGCTCCCCGCTGGAGGCGGCCCTCGCCTGGCAGGCCGCCGGCGCCGAGTGGCTCCACCTCGTCGACCTCGACGCCGCCTTCGGCACCGGCGACAACCGCGCGCTGATCGCCGAGGTCGCCGGCGCCATGGACATCAAGGTCGAGCTCTCCGGCGGCATCCGCGACGACGCCTCGCTGGAGGCCGCCCTCGCCACCGGCTGCCGCCGCGTCAACCTCGGCACCGCCGCCCTGGAGACCCCCGAGTGGGTCGCCAAGGTCATCGCCCAGTACGGCGACAAGATCGCCGTCGGCCTCGACGTCCGCGGCACCACCCTGCGCGGCCGCGGCTGGACCCGCGACGGCGGCGACCTCTACGAGACGCTCGCCCGCCTCGACTCCGAGGGCTGCGCCCGCTACGTCGTCACCGACATCGCCAAGGACGGCACCCTCCAGGGCCCCAACCTCGGCCTGCTGCGCGACGTCTGCGCCGCCACCGACCGCCCGGTCGTCGCCTCCGGCGGCGTCTCCTCGCTGGACGACCTGCGCGCGATCTCGCTGCTGGTGCCGGAAGGCGTCGAGGGCGCGATCGTCGGCAAGGCGCTCTACGCCAAGGCGTTCACCCTGGAAGAGGCGCTCAAGGCGGTCGCCGCATGA